The nucleotide sequence GGGACAGGCAGGGATTCTAACCCTGAAAGACGGGTCCGACACACCGCCTGGGCAGATCGGCGAAACTTTCATGACGACTCACGCTTGAGTCGGCAATCATCCCATTGAGCTTGAGCAGATTTTTCATCCCGGCGACCGGCTGCCACATATCGACCTCCAGGCCCGTCGATCACCTCAACACGGTATACTCCCGCTCTTTTTTTCGGAGCGACGTCATGTCCCTGCCCAGCCTGCGCCTCAAAGCCAACGCCGACCGTCGCCTGCGCGCCGGTCACCTGTGGGTCTACAGTAACGAAATCGACGTGGCCGCCACCCCGCTGCACGGTTTCAAGGCTGGCGACCAGGCGCTCCTCGAAGCCGCCGGCGGCAAGCCGCTGGGCATCGTCGCGATGAGCCCCAACAACCTGATCTGCGCCCGCCTGCTGTCCCGTGACGCGAAGCTGCCGCTGGACAAATCCTTGCTGGTGCATCGCCTCAACGTAGCGCTGTCCTTGCGCGAGCGGCTGTTCGACAAGCCGTTCTATCGGCTGGTCTACGGCGACTCCGACCTGTTGCCGGGCCTGGTGGTCGACCGTTTTGGCGACATCCTGGTGGTGCAGATCGCCTCCGCTACCATGGAAGCCCACAAGGACGACGTGATCGCCGCCCTGACCCAGGTGCTCAAGCCCAGCGGCATTCTGTTCAAGAACGACTCCGCCGCCCGCGACGCCGAAGGCCTGGAGCGCTACGTCGAAACCGTGTTCGGCCTGGTGCCGGAATGGGTTGCCCTGGAAGAGAACGGGGTGAAATTCGAAGCACCGGTCATGGAAGGCCAGAAGACCGGCTGGTTCTACGACCACCGCATGAACCGCGCACGCCTGGCTCCCTACGCCAAGGGCAAGCGCGTACTGGACCTGTTCAGCTACATCGGCGGCTGGGGCGTGCAAGCCGCGGCATTCGGCGCCAGCGAAGTCTTCTGCGTCGACGCCTCGGCCTTCGCCCTCGACGGCGTCGAACGCAACGCTGCGCTGAACGGCTTTGCCGATAAGCTGACCTGCATCGAAGGCGACGTGTTCGAAGCCCTGAAGGAACTCAAGGCCAGCGAAGAGCGTTTCGACGTGATCGTGGCTGACCCGCCTGCCTTCATCAAGCGCAAGAAAGACCTCAAGAATGGAGAAGGCGCCTATCGCCGCCTCAACGAACAGGCCATGCGCCTGCTCACCAAGGACGGCATCCTGGTCAGCGCTTCGTGCTCGATGCACCTGCCCGAAGACGACCTGCAGAACATCCTGCTGACCAGCGCCCGTCACCTGGACCGCAACATTCAATTGCTTGAACGCGGCGGCCAGGGGCCGGACCATCCGGTTCACCCGGCCATCCCCGAGACCCGCTACATCAAGAGCATCACCTGCCGGTTGCTGCCCAACAGCTAAACCTCGCGGCGGTATCCAGCCACACCCCAATCGCAGCTTCGGCTGCGATTTTTTTGCGTCTGAAAAGTTACCCTGCACTGAAGTTAATACCGACGCCCGCAATCTTTTGTAAGACCCCTCCCACATTATTACTGGAGCTTTCCTACTCAATCTCCTCTTGCCAAGCATTCATTAAAAACTATGATTGAACAGTCACTTCAGAAGTGACAGATATTAAAAACACAACACTTATTCAACGCAAAGGAGCTGCATCATGAAAGCAATCAATCTGGAAGCTGACAAAATCGCAAACCTGGCGGGCCTGATTGTTCCAAAGAGCCGCTAAGCCAGTAAACGCTTGAAGTAAACGATGGGCTGAGGAGTGCCGGCGCCTCAGCCCCATCCGAACGATTTTCCTCAGCGGAATCTTTCTGCATGCATATAAACCCGTGCCTTTTTATTCTTGCGCGCCCGCCGCACCAAGTTGTATGGAACTACGAGCGTCACACCCAATTCGAACTCGATCTTCATTACTCGACGCGATTGGCGCAACTTGTAGCCAACCCCTTGCAGTTCGATATTCACAACCCTATCGATGCCGATTTCTTGAACACAGAAATATTCACTGAAGAACCGAGAAAGCCCATCGAGTGGAACTGGGATGAGTTATCCAGGATATTTCATATCGGCACAAAGAACATTCCTTGTGCCGAGGTGCCCCGGAATGTAGATGAATGGGCGACCCTGTATCTGCAACATTGCAACGAAGTACTGTCGTCACCGGCACCTTCCCCCCAGACAAAAACGTATCCCGTCGGCCGGATCGTCCTGGCTCCCTGTACGCTGGCCGACATACGGGATGTTTCGCTGGCGCAGACACTGGTCGGTCGAAGCACCTCCCGCTCATTCGGCGAACACGCCGTCTCGATCGAACAGGTCGGCACGCTCCTGTACCTGACCCTGGGTTACCTGAACGAACGCCGGGGTGCCCGGGAGGCGTGCGGTCCCGATGCGCTGGACGCCAGGCGCAGCAGCCCCTCGGGCGGCGGCCTGAATGCCTGCGAGGGTTATCTGTACGTACGCCACGTGACCGGCCTGGCACCCGGCATCTACGCCTATCATCCGGACGCACATGCCTTGAGCCTGATCCGCCCCCTGCCCGATGAACCCCTGGGCCATCTATTGTGCGGTCAGCACTTCATCAATCCGCTGCCGTTCGGGCTGTTCCTCACCTCACGCTTCGACAAGCTGTGGTGGAAATACCAGCACTCTCGCGCCTACCGGATGGCTTTCGTCGAAACAGGCCATGTGTCCCAGGCCTTCCTGATGGTTGCTACTGCATTGGGCCTCGATACCTGGCTGACCGGAGCACTGGCCGACCGTGAAGTCGAACACCTGCTTGGCCTTGAAGGCACTTGCGAGCAACCGTTGTTTTTTGTCGGCTGCGGTCATGGTGACGGGCAGGTGCACTGCAAGGAACTGATGGCGTTGATCGACCGACAGGAGATCGCGTCATGACCCCTTCAACCGCCAACCAGACACCTCGCTACACGCTGGGCGACTGGGATAACAAGGCCGCCGTGCGCATTCGTAAAGACGACTATCGCCTGCCCGACGACCTGGAACGGCAGCTCTACAGTCGTGACTGGTTTCCGTCGGCTTTCATTCCCTATATCGAACATCCGTTGATCTGCGAGGCGGGCCGCTCCATTGCCCAGCGCCTGGCGGCCAACCACCTGGTGCATTTCCTCGACTACACCACGTTGCTCGAACACCGGATCGTCAATCGCGCCGTGGAAACCATCGTCCATGGCGAACTGGCCCTGCCGATCCCCCAGCCGATGAAAACCGCGGCCCTGCAGCTCTACACCGACGAGGGCTATCACGCTCTTTTTTCCAATGAAGTGGCCGAACAGGTCGCAGCTCTCTACGGGATCAGCGAAAGGCCAACACCCAGGCGCATCCAGCGGCTGCTGGGCATGATCGATACCGTCGCCCCCGCGGATCGGCCCCTGGCGTGGTTTCTGCTGGGGTTCGTCTCCGAGACGATCATCGCCAAGGAGTTGCTGGCGATTACCCGCGACACCCTGGTGTGCACCGTGTACCGGATGCTCAGGAGTCATCTCGAGGACGAGGCACGCCACAGCCGCTACTTCAGCGAAGTATTCCAGTACCTGTGGACCGCCCTGGACGTGACCCAACGCGACCAGGCCGCCAGGCTGCTACTGCAGATCATCGGCCTCTATTTCGAGCCGGATATGCCCTGGCTGATGCGTAGCCTCGCCAGCGTCGGCTTCAACGAACCCTCCGCTCTGCAGATCGTTGCCGATTTCCTGCAACCGGACGCCCATGGCCGACGAGTACGTTCAGGGGCGGTTTCGACCTTCGCGGCCATGCAGAAGGCGGGGTTCTTCGACAACGAACACAACCGACAGCTTTTCACCCAAGCAGGGTTTATCAATGGCTGATTTCAAAGGCCCTCCAGGCCCCCACAAACCCGCCGCCGTCGGCTTGTTGCTGACGTTGACCCTGCTCGGCGTGTTTCCGATCGACGTCGTACTGCCCTCGTTCCCGGCATTGTCCGAACACTTTGGGCGTCCATCGTCCGACATCGCCCTGTCGGTCAGTCTGTTCGCGATAGGCATCGCCCTTTCGCAACTGCTGGTCGGCCCACTCTCCGACACCATGGGGCGGAAAAACCTGCTGCTGATCGGGATCACCGTTTCAGCCATCGGCGCCACGGGTTGCATACTCGCCGACGACTATGGAGTCTTTCTGTTCTTCCGTGTCGTCCAGGCGCTGGGGTGCGGCTGTTTCGTGCTGTCCCAGGCATTGATCCAGGATCTGTTTACCGGCCTGGAGCAGCAGCGGCTGCGTATCTTCCTGGTCACCTGCGGCGGTATTTTCATTTCCGTTTCGCCCCTGGCCGGTACCGGACTGCAGCACTGGATGGGGTGGCGCGGCAGCTTCCTGGTGTTCATTGCCCTGGCAATCGGCGTATTCGCAAGCGCCTGGCTTTTATTAAGCCGCTCCATGGCGAGCAGCAACTCCAGGCGCCTGGACTTCATCGGCGCCTATCGAACGGTATGCAGCGACTTCAGCTTCATGGCCTACTGGCTGACCTCGGCATTGGCTTTTTCCTGCCACTTTTCATTCATCGTCATTTCGCCACTGGTGTTCATCGACCAGCTACAGCTCTCGCCCGAGGCTTTTTCCCTGGCGCTGCTGGGTTACGGGCTGGCCTACATCGGCGGCGGAGCGTTGGCAACGGTGCTGAGCAACCGGATCGACTCACAGACGCAGATCATCACCGGCCTGGGTCTGATCCTGCTGGCGGGCGTCCTGATGTTCGGGCTTTCCAGCCATCTCGGGTTGTCGGTCACCACCGTCCTGCTACCCATGATCGTCTGCACCGCCGGAACCACCATCGCCCGGGCGGCGGCCCACACCCGGGCCATGAATCTGTTTCCCGAGCAAGCCGGTACGTCCGCGTCGGCCGGCAGCGTGTTGATCTTCATTGTCGGCGGGCTGACCAGCGCCGCGATCAGCCTCACCCCGCTTGCCCTGCAAACCACCCTGGCGTTGTGCCTGGTACTGCTCAGCCTCACGGGGTTGGTGCTCAATGGCCTGATCCGGCATCGTCACCGAGGGCTATTGACCGGTTGAGCGCCGCCGGTCGTCATCCCGAGCACGACATTGGCCTCCGATCAGCGCTTTGCGTCATTTCATCCTGGCGCCAGCGGTGTAGAATCGCGACATTCATCGCCATTCATCCCCCGGCGGGTTTATGAGCTCATGCTGAGGCGCGCAGCGATCCTGCACCGTCATATCGGCCACTTCCGGACACACGGCCAAACCCGGTGTCCCAGAGGTCTACAGAAGCTCACTTTCCCCTTGATACCTGGTTAGTACCTGATTAGCCGCCCGGAGTGCTCCATGCCCGATTACCGTTCGAAAACATCCACCCACGGCCGCAACATGGCCGGTGCCCGTGCATTGTGGCGCGCCACGGGGATGAAGGATGACGACTTCAAGAAGCCGATCATCGCCATTGCCAACTCCTTTACTCAGTTCGTACCCGGCCACGTCCATCTCAAGGACCTGGGCCAACTGGTTGCCCGCGAGATCGAACGCGCCGGCGGTGTGGCCAAGGAATTCAACACCATCGCCGTGGACGACGGCATCGCCATGGGCCACGACGGCATGCTCTATTCGCTGCCGAGCCGGGAGATCATCGCCGACTCCGTCGAATACATGGTCAACGCCCACTGCGCCGACGCCATCGTGTGCATTTCCAACTGCGACAAGATCACCCCTGGCATGCTCATGGCGGCCCTGCGCCTGAACATCCCGGTGATCTTCGTGTCCGGCGGCCCGATGGAAGCCGGCAAGACCAAGCTCGCCAGCCACGGCCTGGACCTGGTGGATGCCATGGTCATCGCCGCCGACTCCAGCGCTTCCGATGAGAAGGTCGCCGAGTACGAGCGCAGCGCCTGCCCGACCTGCGGTTCGTGCTCCGGCATGTTCACCGCCAACTCGATGAACTGCCTGACCGAAGCCCTGGGCCTGGCCCTGCCGGGCAACGGTTCGACCCTGGCTACCCACAGTGACCGCGAACAGCTGTTTTTGCAGGCCGGCCGGACCATCGTCGAGCTGTGCAAGCGCTACTACGGCGAGAACGACGAGTCGGTGTTGCCGCGCAACATCGCCAACTTCAAGGCGTTCGAAAACGCCATGACCCTGGACATCGCCATGGGCGGTTCCACCAACACCATCCTGCACCTGCTGGCCGCCGCCCAGGAAGCCGAGATCGATTTCGACCTGCGCGACATCGACCGCCTGTCCCGTCACGTACCGCAGCTGTGCAAGGTCGCGCCGAACATCCAGAAGTACCACATGGAAGATGTGCACCGCGCCGGCGGCATCTTCAGCATCCTCGGCTCCCTGGCCCGGGGCGGTCTGCTGCACACCGACCTGCCGACCGTGCACAGCAAGACCATGGCCGACGCCATCGCCAAGTGGGACATCACCCAGACCACCGACGAGGCCGTGCACCACTTCTTCAAGGCCGGTCCGGCGGGCATTCCGACGCAAACCGCGTTCAGCCAGTCGACTCGCTGGGAAACCCTGGACGACGACCGTGAAAACGGCTGCATCCGCAGCGTCGAACACGCCTACTCCAAGGAAGGCGGCCTGGCCGTGTTGTACGGCAACATCGCCCTGGACGGCTGCGTGGTAAAAACCGCCGGCGTCGATGAATCGATCCATGTGTTCGAGGGCAACGCCAAGATC is from Pseudomonas sp. B21-056 and encodes:
- a CDS encoding MFS transporter, translated to MADFKGPPGPHKPAAVGLLLTLTLLGVFPIDVVLPSFPALSEHFGRPSSDIALSVSLFAIGIALSQLLVGPLSDTMGRKNLLLIGITVSAIGATGCILADDYGVFLFFRVVQALGCGCFVLSQALIQDLFTGLEQQRLRIFLVTCGGIFISVSPLAGTGLQHWMGWRGSFLVFIALAIGVFASAWLLLSRSMASSNSRRLDFIGAYRTVCSDFSFMAYWLTSALAFSCHFSFIVISPLVFIDQLQLSPEAFSLALLGYGLAYIGGGALATVLSNRIDSQTQIITGLGLILLAGVLMFGLSSHLGLSVTTVLLPMIVCTAGTTIARAAAHTRAMNLFPEQAGTSASAGSVLIFIVGGLTSAAISLTPLALQTTLALCLVLLSLTGLVLNGLIRHRHRGLLTG
- a CDS encoding SagB family peptide dehydrogenase; the encoded protein is MHINPCLFILARPPHQVVWNYERHTQFELDLHYSTRLAQLVANPLQFDIHNPIDADFLNTEIFTEEPRKPIEWNWDELSRIFHIGTKNIPCAEVPRNVDEWATLYLQHCNEVLSSPAPSPQTKTYPVGRIVLAPCTLADIRDVSLAQTLVGRSTSRSFGEHAVSIEQVGTLLYLTLGYLNERRGAREACGPDALDARRSSPSGGGLNACEGYLYVRHVTGLAPGIYAYHPDAHALSLIRPLPDEPLGHLLCGQHFINPLPFGLFLTSRFDKLWWKYQHSRAYRMAFVETGHVSQAFLMVATALGLDTWLTGALADREVEHLLGLEGTCEQPLFFVGCGHGDGQVHCKELMALIDRQEIAS
- a CDS encoding diiron oxygenase, with amino-acid sequence MTPSTANQTPRYTLGDWDNKAAVRIRKDDYRLPDDLERQLYSRDWFPSAFIPYIEHPLICEAGRSIAQRLAANHLVHFLDYTTLLEHRIVNRAVETIVHGELALPIPQPMKTAALQLYTDEGYHALFSNEVAEQVAALYGISERPTPRRIQRLLGMIDTVAPADRPLAWFLLGFVSETIIAKELLAITRDTLVCTVYRMLRSHLEDEARHSRYFSEVFQYLWTALDVTQRDQAARLLLQIIGLYFEPDMPWLMRSLASVGFNEPSALQIVADFLQPDAHGRRVRSGAVSTFAAMQKAGFFDNEHNRQLFTQAGFING
- a CDS encoding class I SAM-dependent rRNA methyltransferase; translation: MSLPSLRLKANADRRLRAGHLWVYSNEIDVAATPLHGFKAGDQALLEAAGGKPLGIVAMSPNNLICARLLSRDAKLPLDKSLLVHRLNVALSLRERLFDKPFYRLVYGDSDLLPGLVVDRFGDILVVQIASATMEAHKDDVIAALTQVLKPSGILFKNDSAARDAEGLERYVETVFGLVPEWVALEENGVKFEAPVMEGQKTGWFYDHRMNRARLAPYAKGKRVLDLFSYIGGWGVQAAAFGASEVFCVDASAFALDGVERNAALNGFADKLTCIEGDVFEALKELKASEERFDVIVADPPAFIKRKKDLKNGEGAYRRLNEQAMRLLTKDGILVSASCSMHLPEDDLQNILLTSARHLDRNIQLLERGGQGPDHPVHPAIPETRYIKSITCRLLPNS
- the ilvD gene encoding dihydroxy-acid dehydratase codes for the protein MPDYRSKTSTHGRNMAGARALWRATGMKDDDFKKPIIAIANSFTQFVPGHVHLKDLGQLVAREIERAGGVAKEFNTIAVDDGIAMGHDGMLYSLPSREIIADSVEYMVNAHCADAIVCISNCDKITPGMLMAALRLNIPVIFVSGGPMEAGKTKLASHGLDLVDAMVIAADSSASDEKVAEYERSACPTCGSCSGMFTANSMNCLTEALGLALPGNGSTLATHSDREQLFLQAGRTIVELCKRYYGENDESVLPRNIANFKAFENAMTLDIAMGGSTNTILHLLAAAQEAEIDFDLRDIDRLSRHVPQLCKVAPNIQKYHMEDVHRAGGIFSILGSLARGGLLHTDLPTVHSKTMADAIAKWDITQTTDEAVHHFFKAGPAGIPTQTAFSQSTRWETLDDDRENGCIRSVEHAYSKEGGLAVLYGNIALDGCVVKTAGVDESIHVFEGNAKIFESQDSAVRGILADEVKAGDIVIIRYEGPKGGPGMQEMLYPTSYLKSKGLGKACALLTDGRFSGGTSGLSIGHASPEAAAGGAIGLVRDGDKVLIDIPNRSINLLISDEELAARRVEQDRKGWKPVEVRPRKVTTALKAYALLATSADKGAVRNKAMLDGL